The following proteins are co-located in the Dyadobacter chenwenxiniae genome:
- a CDS encoding GMC family oxidoreductase — protein sequence MFQIKEQPAVFDVCIIGSGAGGGMAALQLAQQGAKVALLEAGGYFDPADPKYITQLKWPYESPRRGASNHRPFGDFDAAWGGWEIDGEPYTRKNGTQFDWFRSRMLGGRTNHWGRISLRFGPKDFKRKSIDGLGDDWPIGYDDVKPYYDKVDKLIGVFGTVENMDNEPDGIFLPPPKPRLHELFLKQAGKKANIPVIPSRLSILTKPINDQRGVCFYCSQCSRACQAYADFSSSSVLCIPAVKTGNVTLINNAMAREVLTDPVTGLATGVSYVDREKLTEHTIKAKVVVLAASAGESARLLLNSKSDRHPNGLANSSGVVGRYLHDSTGASRGAFLPHLMDRKRYNEDGVGGMHVYTPWWLDNKKLDFPRGYHIEYGGGMGMPSYGFGAGIENMNGKYPTAAGVTKPAGGYGSSLKEDYRRFYGAYVGMAGRGEAVPNFDNYCEIDPNVVDKFGIPVLRFHYKWTDYEIKQAKHMHDTFEEIIHALGGVASGTKPGADTNYGIAAPGRIIHEVGTVRMGNDPKTSALNKFSQAHDAKNVFVVDGGSFVSQADKNPTWTILALSMRASEYIVDQVKQKNI from the coding sequence ATGTTTCAAATCAAAGAACAACCTGCCGTTTTTGACGTCTGTATCATTGGCTCAGGAGCGGGAGGTGGAATGGCAGCACTTCAACTTGCCCAACAGGGAGCCAAAGTGGCGCTTTTGGAGGCCGGTGGATATTTCGATCCTGCTGACCCTAAATATATTACGCAGCTGAAATGGCCGTACGAGTCGCCACGCCGCGGTGCTTCCAACCACCGTCCGTTTGGAGATTTTGATGCTGCCTGGGGAGGCTGGGAAATTGATGGCGAACCCTACACAAGAAAAAACGGAACGCAATTCGACTGGTTCAGATCGAGGATGCTGGGTGGCCGGACCAATCACTGGGGCCGCATTTCCCTGCGTTTCGGGCCAAAAGATTTTAAAAGAAAAAGCATTGACGGACTTGGCGACGACTGGCCGATCGGTTACGACGATGTAAAGCCATATTATGATAAGGTTGATAAGCTGATCGGGGTTTTCGGGACGGTTGAAAATATGGATAACGAGCCGGATGGCATTTTCCTTCCTCCGCCGAAGCCACGTTTACACGAGCTTTTTCTAAAACAAGCTGGAAAAAAAGCCAATATTCCGGTAATTCCTTCCAGACTTTCAATCTTAACAAAACCTATAAATGACCAGCGCGGCGTTTGCTTCTATTGCAGCCAATGTTCACGCGCCTGCCAGGCATATGCGGATTTTTCTTCTTCATCTGTCCTTTGTATACCTGCTGTAAAAACCGGCAATGTAACACTGATCAACAATGCAATGGCACGCGAAGTGCTCACCGATCCGGTTACGGGGCTTGCAACTGGCGTTTCGTATGTAGATCGTGAGAAATTGACTGAGCATACTATTAAAGCAAAAGTTGTGGTTCTGGCGGCGAGCGCGGGAGAATCGGCCAGGTTGCTTTTGAACTCAAAATCAGACAGACACCCTAACGGACTTGCCAATTCAAGCGGCGTGGTAGGAAGATATCTGCACGATTCAACGGGTGCCTCACGCGGCGCATTCCTGCCTCATTTGATGGACAGAAAGCGCTATAACGAAGACGGCGTTGGTGGAATGCACGTGTACACGCCGTGGTGGCTGGACAACAAAAAACTGGATTTCCCAAGAGGCTACCACATTGAATACGGTGGCGGAATGGGTATGCCGAGCTACGGATTCGGTGCCGGAATCGAAAATATGAATGGCAAATATCCGACAGCAGCAGGTGTTACCAAGCCAGCGGGCGGATACGGTTCATCATTAAAAGAAGATTACCGTCGTTTTTACGGAGCTTACGTCGGCATGGCTGGTCGCGGCGAAGCTGTTCCTAATTTTGATAATTACTGCGAAATTGACCCGAATGTTGTGGACAAGTTTGGCATCCCTGTACTTCGTTTCCATTACAAATGGACGGATTACGAAATCAAGCAGGCCAAACATATGCATGATACTTTCGAAGAGATCATTCATGCGTTGGGTGGCGTAGCAAGCGGAACCAAGCCTGGTGCTGATACGAATTACGGCATTGCAGCTCCGGGTCGTATTATTCACGAAGTAGGAACGGTGAGAATGGGTAACGATCCTAAAACTTCCGCGTTGAACAAGTTCTCACAAGCGCACGACGCGAAAAATGTGTTTGTGGTCGATGGTGGTTCATTCGTATCCCAAGCCGATAAAAATCCGACCTGGACCATTCTTGCGCTTTCTATGCGAGCGTCGGAATACATTGTGGATCAGGTTAAACAAAAAAATATCTAA
- a CDS encoding L-threonylcarbamoyladenylate synthase: protein MAITGTDINVAKEFLTKGELVAIPTETVYGLAGNALNDSAVLSIFEVKNRPAFDPLIIHTDSLEKAVEFVNEFPEKALLLAKHFWPGPLTLLLPKKQIIPDLVTSGLDNVAVRIPNHPLLLALLRSLPFPLAAPSANPFGYISPTNAAHVNAQLGEKIPYILNGGESEVGIESTIVGFENDEPVVYRLGGLAVEDIEAIVGKVKLMPHSSSNPKAPGMLKSHYAPRKPLYFNHRGAFLASEEMLTGYLLFDEYLENIDRKYQRILSKTGDMKEAAHNLFAYLRELDMLPIQQIRAEFVPMNGLGLAINDRLQRAAARE, encoded by the coding sequence TTGGCGATCACCGGAACTGACATTAACGTTGCAAAAGAATTTCTCACAAAAGGAGAATTAGTGGCCATTCCTACCGAAACAGTCTATGGGTTGGCGGGTAATGCATTGAACGACAGTGCGGTGCTGTCAATTTTCGAAGTGAAGAACCGGCCGGCATTCGATCCGCTGATCATTCATACGGATTCTTTGGAAAAAGCCGTGGAGTTTGTTAACGAATTTCCCGAAAAGGCCTTGCTGCTGGCAAAGCATTTCTGGCCTGGCCCGCTCACGTTGTTGCTTCCTAAAAAGCAAATCATTCCAGACCTTGTAACGTCTGGACTTGATAATGTTGCCGTTCGTATTCCCAATCACCCTTTGTTGCTTGCACTTCTAAGGTCGCTGCCGTTTCCTTTGGCTGCACCAAGCGCGAACCCTTTCGGTTACATCAGCCCGACGAATGCTGCTCATGTGAATGCGCAATTGGGAGAAAAAATACCTTATATATTGAACGGCGGCGAAAGTGAAGTGGGCATTGAGTCAACCATTGTTGGTTTTGAAAATGATGAACCCGTTGTTTACCGGTTAGGAGGTTTGGCAGTTGAAGACATTGAGGCGATTGTCGGAAAGGTGAAATTGATGCCGCATTCTTCATCCAATCCCAAAGCGCCGGGCATGTTAAAAAGCCATTATGCGCCCAGAAAGCCGCTTTACTTTAATCATAGAGGCGCGTTCCTGGCAAGCGAAGAGATGTTGACAGGTTATCTGCTTTTTGACGAATATCTGGAAAACATTGACCGGAAATATCAGCGGATATTGAGTAAAACGGGTGATATGAAAGAAGCTGCGCATAACCTATTTGCATATCTGAGAGAGTTAGATATGTTGCCCATTCAGCAAATTCGCGCAGAGTTTGTCCCAATGAATGGCTTAGGTTTGGCAATCAACGATCGTCTACAACGAGCCGCAGCCAGGGAGTAA
- a CDS encoding ATP-dependent DNA helicase, whose product METDKILPSQLLRKRFPFKPTEGQLRFFEQTNDFLVEEKGLERYRDCFLLKGYAGTGKTTIISTLIKVLKNFGYKSILLAPTGRAAKVMSGYSEKVALTIHKKIYKQTADSFSGNLTFQRQKNYHDNTLFIVDEASMITDDADFGNKSLLADLVEFVFENPGNKLMLVGDVAQLPPVGKELSPALDGEYLEKTFYMSVFQEELKEVMRQDEQSGILFNATLLRNQLVAEKPEIQITTRSYRDVFKMTGEKLEEGLRYAYDKYGQENSIILTRSNKSAVQYNEYIRRTINFSEEELDAGDRLMVVRNNYNILDEDSPAGFIANGDFVELLKIRKTQEMHGFRFADVTLRLTDYEKQPEFDAKIFLDTLHSASPSLSSEDNKKLYESVQKDYFDIASKKERMEALRKDPFLNALQVKFAYALTCHKAQGGQWSSVFIDQGYLPEEQINVEFIRWLYTAITRATDEVFLMNFHQHFFK is encoded by the coding sequence ATGGAAACAGATAAGATTTTACCTTCCCAACTTTTACGCAAGCGTTTTCCTTTCAAACCCACTGAAGGCCAGCTCCGCTTTTTTGAACAAACGAATGATTTCCTCGTCGAAGAAAAAGGCCTGGAACGTTACAGGGATTGTTTTTTGCTGAAAGGTTACGCCGGAACGGGAAAGACAACCATTATCAGCACATTAATCAAAGTGTTGAAAAACTTTGGCTATAAATCCATTCTGCTTGCCCCGACCGGCCGCGCCGCAAAAGTGATGTCGGGTTACTCCGAAAAAGTCGCATTAACGATCCATAAGAAGATATATAAGCAAACGGCCGACTCATTTTCGGGCAACCTGACATTCCAGCGCCAGAAAAATTACCATGACAACACACTGTTTATTGTGGATGAAGCTTCCATGATCACCGACGATGCAGATTTTGGCAACAAAAGTCTTTTGGCGGACCTGGTCGAATTCGTTTTCGAGAATCCCGGAAATAAGCTGATGCTTGTGGGCGATGTGGCACAGCTGCCACCCGTTGGTAAGGAATTGAGCCCGGCATTGGACGGCGAATATCTGGAAAAGACGTTTTATATGTCTGTTTTTCAGGAGGAATTAAAGGAGGTCATGCGGCAGGACGAGCAATCGGGGATATTGTTCAATGCAACATTATTAAGGAACCAGCTGGTTGCCGAAAAGCCTGAAATCCAGATCACCACGCGTTCCTACCGTGATGTTTTCAAAATGACCGGCGAAAAACTGGAAGAAGGCCTGCGCTATGCCTATGATAAATATGGCCAGGAAAACTCCATCATTCTGACGCGGTCCAACAAATCAGCCGTCCAATACAACGAATACATCCGGCGCACCATTAATTTTTCAGAAGAAGAGCTTGATGCTGGCGACCGGCTGATGGTGGTTCGAAATAATTACAACATCCTGGATGAGGATTCACCTGCGGGCTTTATCGCAAACGGTGATTTTGTGGAATTATTAAAAATCCGAAAAACCCAGGAAATGCACGGTTTCCGTTTCGCCGACGTGACCCTACGCCTGACAGATTACGAAAAGCAACCTGAATTCGACGCCAAAATATTCCTTGACACCCTACATTCAGCCTCCCCTTCCCTGTCGTCGGAGGACAACAAGAAGTTATATGAAAGCGTCCAGAAGGATTATTTTGATATCGCATCAAAAAAGGAAAGAATGGAAGCATTAAGAAAAGACCCCTTCCTTAATGCATTGCAAGTAAAATTTGCCTACGCCTTAACTTGCCACAAAGCGCAAGGAGGCCAGTGGAGCTCCGTGTTTATTGACCAGGGATATCTGCCTGAGGAACAGATTAATGTAGAATTCATCCGCTGGCTTTATACGGCCATCACGCGGGCGACAGACGAAGTTTTCCTGATGAATTTCCACCAGCATTTCTTTAAATGA
- a CDS encoding CBS domain-containing protein, translating to MLVQHVMGNKPVNALWSVTQDNTVFEALELMAVKNIGAVLVLEDNELIGIFSERDYARKVILQGKSSRDTRIREVMTSKVITVETDQKIEECMQIMSDKHIRHLPVNQDGKLIGIISINDIVSAIIHEQKEHISSLESYISGSPYS from the coding sequence ATGCTAGTACAACATGTAATGGGCAACAAGCCTGTCAATGCGCTTTGGTCGGTGACGCAAGACAACACGGTGTTTGAGGCTCTGGAACTCATGGCCGTCAAAAACATTGGTGCTGTTTTGGTTCTTGAAGATAATGAATTGATCGGTATCTTTTCCGAAAGGGACTATGCCAGAAAAGTTATTCTGCAGGGAAAGAGCTCGCGGGATACGCGCATCAGGGAAGTTATGACAAGTAAAGTGATCACCGTTGAAACGGACCAGAAAATCGAGGAATGTATGCAGATAATGTCTGACAAACATATCCGGCATTTGCCTGTCAATCAGGATGGAAAGCTGATTGGCATCATATCCATCAACGATATTGTTTCCGCGATTATCCACGAGCAAAAAGAACATATCAGCTCGCTGGAAAGCTACATTTCAGGAAGTCCTTATTCCTGA
- a CDS encoding NUDIX domain-containing protein, protein MQTLNDEVKNLYGGNVRVRVSGIYIVQDQVLLVNHSLYGKSQSFWSPPGGGILFGETAEAALKREIREETGLVAEMGDLLFVNEFVQPPLHAIELFFEVKAVHGSISKGTDPEISMHNQIIEDVKLMRLEHIHALPEEAYHSIFTRLQSLDEIHRLGKFLSDAKK, encoded by the coding sequence GTGCAGACTTTAAATGATGAAGTAAAGAATTTATACGGGGGTAATGTGCGTGTTCGTGTAAGCGGCATATACATTGTTCAGGATCAGGTTCTCTTGGTAAATCATTCATTGTATGGCAAAAGTCAGTCGTTCTGGAGTCCTCCGGGCGGGGGCATTCTCTTTGGGGAAACCGCCGAAGCCGCTTTAAAAAGAGAGATCAGGGAAGAAACCGGACTGGTTGCAGAAATGGGTGATTTGTTGTTTGTCAATGAATTTGTGCAGCCTCCGCTTCACGCCATTGAGCTGTTTTTTGAAGTAAAAGCGGTGCATGGCAGCATTAGCAAGGGGACTGATCCGGAGATTTCAATGCATAACCAAATCATTGAAGACGTGAAACTGATGCGCCTGGAGCACATTCATGCGCTGCCGGAGGAAGCATATCACAGCATTTTTACCCGGTTGCAATCTTTGGATGAAATTCACAGGCTGGGTAAGTTTTTGTCCGATGCAAAAAAATAG